A section of the Paramisgurnus dabryanus chromosome 4, PD_genome_1.1, whole genome shotgun sequence genome encodes:
- the n4bp2 gene encoding NEDD4-binding protein 2 has product MPKKKKNGQSPSRGAMKGSAPEIRTHGAIGSAVTQADSTWGNSNFASTLSRSGQSGSQRRDEIIQSMQEMFSHLDPEVIYMVLSEADFKVENAMDSLLVLSDAVDDGMAPPPPRVSGFEEAAALLGTAQSIASSNQPASQTQHSLGETHLTEEFDTLLDWELATFAPRQTQASSLMSSIPLSALPPPSQSIPLSSLPRKSQTHLPPPQTLSEGEQLTQEGNTKCGSVTEQTAYSNPRLSEASGGSSPVGELSFGGGRISEQKNISLDFSHLTLEASSTEPRSSAFHVYRRPEQLHNHTGVSAVSQHNEALRTPAMFWNAQATEFHPRSVGPTFITPVIPNPTPWNMNPIPAAQWLAQRPMRQPPLKPSATVPQSWTLPPKNRLKLEGHVLVLLRGAPGSGKTTLALAMLEQNPGGVVLSTDDYFTRNGQYYYELNLLGEAHEWNHQRAKEAFEKGQTPIIIDNTNMQCWEMKPYVAMAQKHRYKVLFREPDTWWKAKPRELEKRTRHQVTKEKIRRMLDRYDRFVSVQSIMYSQRPEPVPSFVDLTQTDAGQPQQSLPPGISHPDLVGDSGFSKLNPYLSSSLPDVSSVRQTVSPVSKGEEEGEMASFSSKEPILFGENTVEGSGTPQLDLLDGKGLDLELNGCLVDSGTIKERLMEQPVAFSESIAQRVKRDRAYDRKVLGVNTIDQPATFDPKDESSGQDKEEGCEGEPLSEDCVVRPELLDFVGDWPLESQSQRQGRCQTARNDSVKKMDMESSAVEERENASSDEDKQSGPDKLNQISEFQKLVDLLQGGGNPSPGPSKPSPQNSQFLGGKEEDLNLETMSWSELPDCVQKFSECTDPSNDLFNSARKQKEELTEQSSQVSAEEDTGMHTQDKVGEDKPVFSEDKSSLSPSIQESHCVRAGVEFDSSIERRRGLSRRLGKPCKLALTFTNQSPSSPPSQSPFISHLSPGLTPSGETPSLHIASCSNASTQTNPQDFAVLWRIDQRKCFAVSSDFTCKGVVILEGNPLRFTPKTIEEPSACQQHVPYRVVHEKGCQVEENDVRESHSKQHNLEILSLHFRRVSMEILEDLYEKCHQDLEWTTNLLLDSGERLYKEDEEEADLECLVPVEALRDYRHGAKVSSIETSEMAIGTDVHPNRDACKPDSCFDEPNVEDSCNSSASSVSPKSQETNLSDLSQADDDWSTGQSSQSEAEGSDEGVSMKTEKCKPSNVDQPRVDTKEDNPDLQGQDQEETLVTESEKTEQYLEGALGKWSDDEGGENEEKEEEKTRTEVDAITQSILHQVVEMERREAEERKEREKERRRTDKEKRDPKSMDIQTLELKLPTELALQLTELFGPVGVSPGAFSPDDCAVQIDLNLAKLLHQKWKETIQEKHRHAALSYQLLQETGLTDQSLLGEEVPFMDHWSVSCPPISLRNIMIEEQVMQDCIEKSRSSRKDLDKKDSAAKLKENQLFSMFPTIDRHFLGDIFRDHNYSLEQTEQFLHALLDDGPVKNVVASEPASQRNGTSRAQSKERRAKPRDAQAEAAQFQDTEDPEYKDFRTEAVLHKQRQIESFNKAAEAHRQRRKDVASFYAQQGRMHGEKMREANHLAAMQIFERVNASLLPENILDLHGLHVDEAIHHLIKVLDDKTSEWHQGLCGPQLSVITGKGNHSQGGVARIRPAVLDYLKTHHYSYTEPKTGLVLVTLH; this is encoded by the exons ATgccaaagaaaaagaaaaacggACAAAGTCCCTCGCGTGGTGCGATGAAGGGAAGCGCTCCCGAGATTCGAACACACGGGGCGATCGGATCTGCTGTGACCCAGGCGGACTCAACATGGGGTAATAGCAACTTTGCGTCCACGCTTTCCAGGAGCGGCCAGTCGGGATCTCAAAGACGAGACGAAATCATCCAGAGCATGCAAGAAATGTTTTCACATCTGGATCCTGAAGTTATTTACATGGTGCTCTCAGAGGCAGATTTTAAAG TGGAGAATGCGATGGATTCTCTGTTGGTGCTGTCAGATGCTGTTGATGATGGCATGGCCCCGCCCCCTCCTCGTGTCTCAGGGTTTGAGGAGGCTGCTGCTCTCCTGGGAACAGCACAGAGCATTGCCAGTTCAAACCAGCCTGCATCCCAAACGCAGCATAGCCTTGGTGAAACGCACCTCACAGAAGAGTTTGATACGTTATTAGATTGGGAACTTGCAACTTTCGCACCACGGCAAACACAAGCTAGTTCACTAATGTCTTCCATACCTCTCTCAGCTCTCCCCCCTCCATCTCAGTCAATCCCTCTCTCCTCTCTGCCTCGAAAATCCCAAACTCACCTTCCTCCTCCTCAAACTCTATCAGAGGGTGAACAGTTAACCCAGGAGGGCAACACTAAATGTGGTTCTGTGACTGAACAAACCGCCTACTCCAACCCCAGGCTCAGTGAGGCCTCTGGTGGTAGTTCACCAGTGGGTGAATTAAGTTTTGGTGGGGGTCGTATTTCAGAGCAGAAAAACATATCTCTTGACTTTAGTCACCTAACATTGGAGGCCAGCTCAACTGAACCACGATCCTCTGCCTTTCATGTCTATCGCAGACCTGAACAGCTTCATAACCACACAGGGGTTTCTGCAGTGAGCCAACATAATGAAGCCCTTCGCACACCAGCCATGTTCTGGAACGCTCAGGCAACTGAGTTTCATCCCCGAAGCGTTGGGCCAACCTTTATCACACCTGTCATTCCCAATCCCACTCCGTGGAACATGAACCCCATCCCTGCTGCTCAGTGGTTGGCTCAAAGACCTATGAGACAACCTCCACTAAAGCCTTCTGCAACAGTACCACAGTCATGGACTCTGCCCCCAAAAAACCGACTCAAATTGGAGGGGCACGTGCTGGTGTTACTTAGAGGGGCTCCTGGATCAGGCAAAACCACCCTTGCCCT TGCTATGCTGGAACAGAACCCAGGAGGAGTCGTTTTGAGCACTGATGACTATTTTACTCGAAATGGACAGTACTATTATGAGCTGAATTTACTAGGAGAGGCCCATGAGTGGAATCACCAGAGAG CAAAAGAGGCTTTTGAAAAAGGCCAAACACCCATCATAATAGACAACACCAATATGCAATGTTGGGAGATGAAACCATACGTTGCCATG GCACAAAAGCACAGGTACAAGGTGCTGTTTCGTGAGCCAGATACCTGGTGGAAAGCAAAACCCAGAGAGCTGGAGAA ACGTACAAGGCACCAAGTAACAAAAGAAAAGATCCGACGTATGCTGGATCGGTATGATCGATTTGTCTCTGTCCAGAGCATCATGTATTCACAAAGACCAGAACCTGTACCAAGTTTTGTGGATTTAACTCAAACAGATGCTGGCCAACCACA GCAGTCTTTACCACCTGGCATCAGTCATCCTGATCTTGTAGGTGACTCTGGGTTCAGCAAACTGAACCCATATCTTTCCTCATCTCTGCCTGATGTGTCCTCTGTTAGACAGACTGTTAGTCCAGTTTCCAAAGGTGAAGAAGAAGGTGAAATGGCATCCTTTAGTTCCAAAGAGCCCATTTTGTTTGGTGAGAACACGGTGGAAGGATCTGGGACACCACAGTTGGACCTGCTTGATGGAAAAGGGTTGGACTTGGAGCTAAATGGCTGTCTTGTGGACAGCGGGACAATTAAAGAGAGATTAATGGAGCAGCCTGTAGCGTTTTCTGAATCAATTGCTCAGCGAGTAAAGAGGGACAGAGCGTATGATAGAAAAGTATTGGGAGTAAACACTATCGATCAACCTGCGACCTTTGACCCCAAGGACGAGTCTTCAGGGCAGGATAAGGAGGAGGGGTGTGAAGGGGAGCCTCTTTCTGAGGACTGTGTTGTACGACCAGAGCTGTTGGATTTTGTGGGAGACTGGCCGTTGGAATCTCAAAGCCAACGCCAAGGTAGATGTCAGACTGCAAGGAATGACTCTGTAAAGAAAATGGATATGGAATCTAGTGCAGTGGAAGAAAGAGAGAATGCTTCTTCTGATGAGGACAAGCAATCTGGTCCTGACAAACTGAATCAGATTTCAGAATTTCAGAAACTTGTAGATCTTTTGCAAGGTGGAGGTAACCCATCTCCAGGTCCTAGTAAGCCGTCTCCTCAGAATTCCCAATTTTTGGGTGGAAAAGAGGAGGACTTGAACCTGGAGACTATGTCCTGGTCTGAACTCCCTGACTGTGTGCAGAAGTTCTCGGAGTGCACTGACCCAAGCAATGATTTGTTCAATTCTGCAAGAAAACAAAAGGAAGAACTGACTGAGCAGTCAAGTCAGGTGTCTGCTGAAGAGGACACAGGCATGCACACACAGGACAAGGTTGGGGAAGACAAGCCTGTGTTTTCCGAGGATAAAAGCAGCTTGAGCCCCAGCATCCAAGAATCTCATTGTGTAAGGGCTGGTGTAGAATTTGATAGCAGTATAGAGAGGCGAAGAGGGCTTAGTCGAAGATTAGGAAAACCTTGTAAATTGGCACTTACCTTTACCAATCAAAGCCCTTCTTCACCCCCCTCACAATCTCCATTTATTTCACATCTGTCTCCCGGTCTTACACCTTCAGGAGAAACACCTTCATTGCATATAGCTTCATGTTCCAATGCTTCAACTCAAACAAACCCTCAGGACTTTGCTGTGCTTTGGCGAATTGATCAGCGAAAATGTTTTGCAGTATCCTCCGATTTTACTTGTAAGGGTGTGGTCATTTTGGAGGGTAACCCTTTACGTTTCACTCCAAAAACAATTGAAGAGCCGTCTGCCTGCCAGCAGCATGTGCCATACCGTGTAGTCCATGAGAAAGGGTGTCAGGTGGAAGAGAACGACGTTAGGGAGTCACATTCCAAACAGCACAACCTTGAGATCCTCAGCCTTCATTTCAGACGTGTCTCCATGGAAATCCTGGAGGACCTTTATGAGAAGTGCCATCAAGATCTGGAGTGGACAACTAATTTGTTGCTAGACTCAGGAGAACGGCTATATAAAGAAGATGAAGAGGAGGCTGACTTGGAGTGTTTAGTTCCTGTGGAAGCGTTGCGTGATTACAGACATGGGGCGAAAGTTTCATCCATAGAAACGTCAGAAATGGCAATAGGCACAGATGTCCACCCAAACAGAGATGCTTGCAAACCAGATTCGTGCTTTGATGAGCCGAATGTGGAAGACTCCTGCAACAGTTCAGCAAGTAGCGTCAGTCCCAAGTCCCAAGAAACAAACCTAAGTGACCTGAGCCAAGCTGATGATGATTGGAGCACTGGACAAAGTTCACAAAGTGAAGCTGAAGGTTCAGATGAGGGTGTAAGCATGAAAACTGAGAAATGTAAGCCTTCCAATGTAGATCAACCAAGAGTAGACACTAAAGAGGACAACCCAGATCTGCAAGGTCAAGATCAGGAAGAAACATTAGTTACAGAAAGTGAGAAAACTGAGCAATACTTAGAGGGAGCGTTGGGGAAATGGAGTGACGACGAGGGAGGGGAGAACGAGGAAAAGGAAGAGGAAAAGACGAGAACAGAAGTGGATGCCATAACACAGTCAATCTTGCATCAGGTTGTTGAAATGGAGCGCAGAGAGGCAGAAGAAAGGAAGGAACGTGAAAAGGAGAGAAGGAGGACAGACAAAGAGAAGAGAGATCCAAAATCAATGGACATTCAAACCCTGGAACTGAAGCTTCCAACTGAACTTGCATTGCAGCTTACTGAGCTGTTTGGACCTGTTGGGGTCAGCCCAG GTGCATTTTCACCAGATGACTGTGCGGTGCAGATAGACCTAAACTTGGCCAAACTCTTGCATCagaaatggaaagaaactatcCAA GAGAAGCACAGACACGCTGCACTCTCCTATCAGCTACTACAAGAGA CCGGGTTGACAGACCAGTCACTTTTGGGTGAAGAAGTTCCTTTTATGGACCACTGGAGTGTGTCCTGTCCCCCCATCTCTCTAAGAAACATCATGATTGAAGAGCAGGTGATGCAGGACTGCATAGAGAAG TCCAGGTCAAGCCGGAAAGATCTGGATAAAAAAGACAGCGCAGCCAAACTAAAAGAGAACCAGCTCTTCTCCATGTTCCCAACTATAGACCGACATTTTCTTGGAGACATCTTCAGAGATCACAA ttatTCACTGGAGCAGACCGAACAGTTTTTGCATGCTCTGTTGGATGACGGGCCAGTCAAAAATGTTGTGGCTTCTGAACCTGCCTCTCAACGCAACGGCACAAGCAGAGCACAGAGCAAAGAGAGG AGAGCGAAACCGAGGGATGCGCAGGCGGAAGCTGCTCAGTTCCAAGATACAGAAGATCCGGAGTATAAGGACTTCCGCACGGAGGCAGTGCTGCATAAACAACGGCAGATAGAGAGTTTTAACAAAGCAGCTGAAGCCCATAGACAGCGTCGTAAAGACGTGGCCAGTTTCTACGCACAACAG GGCCGCATGCATGGAGAGAAAATGCGTGAAGCGAACCACCTTGCAGCTATGCAGATATTTGAGCGAGTGAATGCTTCGCTCCTTCCTGAGAATATTCTGGATCTTCACGGACTGCATGTGGATGAGGCCATTCACCACCTTATCAAGGTGCTTGACGACAAAACGTCAG AATGGCATCAGGGTTTGTGCGGCCCCCAGCTGTCAGTCATCACGGGAAAAGGGAATCACAGTCAAGGGGGAGTGGCACGTATCAGGCCGGCTGTACTTGACTACCTCAAAACCCATCACTACAG TTACACTGAGCCTAAAACAGGATTGGTGTT